In Alteromonas sp. V450, the following proteins share a genomic window:
- a CDS encoding EAL and HDOD domain-containing protein, producing MFAFIARQPILDKSKSVFAYELLFRDGKSGAFPEHSEQKSKFINEHFHPLGLDDISGEKASFITFSTDTLVSRFPTSLNPESVVVELADPADTTSGLFEACQHIKQMGFKLAIDDPMMVGIKHSIFPLIDIVKVDVSKTRFETIEKHIPQYHDASVQLVAEQVNTQDNFSTCVELGFDLFQGYFFSQPEARILRQLPASKMNIVDLMGESSSSQFDINRISQIIERDATLSFLLLKFINNPMINKRFKITSLKHALNYMGEVEIKKFIALLSLTNLGDEKPLEIIHMSLVRAKFFDLLAEKRGIKNNPPIAFLVGLFSLLEGLLDQSMTDIVNQLPLSDEVNEALLGKNLEINNYMTLVRAFESALWMNVIKQAKLLNTDQKQLHMLYNQAIVWGNGVRSAISHHYPKATA from the coding sequence ATGTTCGCGTTTATTGCTCGCCAACCTATTTTAGATAAAAGCAAAAGCGTATTTGCTTATGAATTGCTTTTCAGAGACGGCAAATCCGGTGCCTTTCCTGAACACAGTGAGCAAAAATCAAAATTTATAAACGAACACTTTCATCCTTTAGGTCTTGATGACATCAGTGGCGAAAAAGCGTCGTTTATAACTTTTTCTACCGACACACTCGTTTCTCGTTTCCCTACATCACTCAACCCTGAATCTGTAGTGGTAGAGTTGGCAGATCCGGCCGATACAACGAGCGGGTTATTTGAAGCGTGCCAGCATATTAAACAGATGGGATTCAAACTGGCTATCGACGACCCTATGATGGTAGGCATCAAGCACAGTATTTTTCCCTTGATTGATATTGTAAAAGTTGATGTGTCAAAAACACGCTTTGAAACAATTGAAAAGCATATACCACAATATCACGATGCGAGCGTTCAGCTTGTCGCTGAACAGGTTAATACACAAGACAACTTTTCTACTTGTGTTGAGCTGGGATTTGACCTTTTTCAGGGGTACTTTTTCTCTCAACCAGAAGCCCGAATATTGCGACAGCTCCCTGCGTCCAAAATGAACATTGTCGACTTAATGGGTGAGAGTTCTAGTAGTCAGTTCGATATTAATCGTATCAGCCAAATTATTGAGCGCGATGCTACGCTAAGCTTTTTGCTGCTTAAATTTATCAACAACCCAATGATAAACAAACGCTTTAAAATCACATCATTAAAGCATGCACTCAATTACATGGGCGAAGTGGAAATAAAGAAATTTATTGCGCTTCTCAGCCTGACTAACCTCGGTGACGAAAAGCCGTTAGAAATAATTCATATGTCACTTGTGCGAGCAAAATTTTTCGATTTATTGGCGGAAAAAAGAGGGATTAAAAACAATCCTCCTATCGCTTTTTTAGTCGGCCTGTTTTCTTTACTTGAAGGTTTACTTGATCAATCAATGACGGATATTGTTAATCAGTTGCCGTTATCTGATGAAGTCAATGAGGCCTTGTTGGGCAAAAATTTGGAAATAAACAATTACATGACATTGGTTCGCGCGTTTGAAAGCGCGTTATGGATGAATGTAATCAAGCAAGCTAAATTGCTTAACACCGACCAGAAACAACTTCACATGCTCTACAACCAAGCAATCGTTTGGGGCAATGGTGTGCGAAGCGCGATATCACACCACTACCCAAAAGCGACGGCTTAA
- a CDS encoding YhgN family NAAT transporter, whose protein sequence is MDTWSAAVMLFLIMDPLGNLPVFMSVLKSIEPKRRQFILIRELLFALGILFLFLFSGQSVLNFLNVEQETVSIAGGIILFLIALKMIFPSSGNPSGLAVGEEPFLVPLAIPMIAGPSTLAALILLANQAPDRMVDWSIALAASWSISAVILLFSNVFHKILGERGLVAMERLMGMILVMIAIQMLLDGVTKYFMHATGAL, encoded by the coding sequence ATGGATACTTGGTCCGCTGCCGTTATGCTCTTTCTGATCATGGATCCTCTCGGTAACCTGCCGGTTTTCATGTCGGTGCTAAAATCGATTGAGCCGAAACGACGTCAGTTTATTCTCATTCGTGAGTTATTATTCGCCCTTGGCATCTTATTTCTATTTCTATTTAGCGGTCAATCGGTGCTCAACTTTTTAAATGTGGAGCAAGAAACCGTGAGCATTGCTGGAGGTATAATTTTATTTCTTATCGCGCTGAAGATGATATTTCCGTCTTCTGGTAACCCAAGCGGACTCGCGGTAGGGGAAGAGCCTTTTTTAGTGCCGCTCGCTATTCCTATGATTGCTGGGCCTTCAACGCTAGCAGCACTAATTCTGCTAGCTAATCAAGCACCAGACAGAATGGTGGACTGGTCGATTGCGCTTGCTGCGTCGTGGTCAATTAGCGCAGTGATTTTATTATTCTCAAATGTATTCCATAAAATTTTAGGGGAACGTGGCCTAGTTGCGATGGAGCGATTAATGGGTATGATCCTTGTTATGATCGCCATCCAAATGCTTCTTGATGGCGTTACCAAATATTTCATGCATGCCACTGGAGCCCTTTAA
- the pcnB gene encoding polynucleotide adenylyltransferase PcnB — MTRGEHGISREDVSANALKVMYRLNGAGFESYLVGGCVRDILMGHEPKDFDVVTNATPEQIKGLFRNCRLIGRRFRLAHIVFGREIIEVATFRGHHQESDEDEDLPKGKAIAKRDAHGQLVRDNVFGTIEEDAERRDFTFNAMYYSVADFTVKDFANGLAAIEKREVELIGDPETRYREDPVRMLRAVRFAVKLGMRIEAKTAAPIKSLANLLQNIPPARLFEETLKLFLSGKGEETFLMLHEYGLIEPLFPQLTPFLKDENSREMQFVRRVLANTDERINNDQRVTPAFLYAALLWYPVEEQSQRLQSESGLNAHDAFNIASGEVIARQTQRIMIPKRFSTVVRDIWILQQRLPKRFGRRAFQLLTHPKFRAGYDFLLARGQIEGGDLLELAQWWTHFQHADNGKQKGMLNALRKSEGAKGAPRKRRRKPAKRGPDA, encoded by the coding sequence ATGACCCGTGGAGAACACGGTATATCTCGCGAAGACGTAAGCGCAAATGCATTGAAAGTAATGTATCGCCTTAATGGAGCTGGCTTCGAATCCTATTTGGTAGGGGGCTGTGTACGCGACATTTTGATGGGTCACGAACCAAAAGATTTCGATGTGGTGACGAACGCCACACCTGAACAGATTAAAGGCTTGTTCAGAAATTGCCGCCTTATAGGCAGGCGCTTTCGCTTAGCCCATATTGTATTTGGCCGCGAAATTATTGAAGTTGCTACTTTTCGTGGGCATCACCAAGAGTCCGACGAAGACGAAGATCTGCCTAAAGGCAAAGCTATTGCAAAGCGTGACGCACATGGTCAGTTAGTTCGCGACAACGTATTTGGCACCATTGAAGAAGATGCTGAGCGCCGTGATTTTACCTTTAATGCCATGTATTACAGTGTGGCCGACTTTACGGTAAAAGACTTCGCGAATGGCCTAGCCGCTATAGAAAAACGAGAAGTTGAGCTTATTGGCGACCCGGAAACACGCTACCGTGAAGATCCAGTACGCATGCTGCGTGCGGTGCGCTTTGCCGTTAAACTTGGCATGCGTATAGAAGCGAAAACCGCTGCGCCAATTAAATCTCTGGCCAACCTTTTACAGAACATTCCACCTGCGCGCTTGTTTGAAGAAACCCTTAAACTGTTTTTATCGGGTAAGGGTGAAGAAACTTTCTTAATGCTGCACGAATACGGCTTAATAGAGCCATTATTCCCTCAGCTAACGCCGTTTTTAAAAGATGAAAACAGCCGAGAAATGCAGTTTGTACGTCGCGTACTTGCTAATACCGATGAACGCATTAACAACGATCAGCGTGTCACTCCAGCTTTCTTATATGCAGCCTTGTTGTGGTATCCGGTCGAAGAGCAGTCACAACGCTTACAAAGCGAATCTGGCTTAAACGCTCACGATGCATTTAATATCGCTTCAGGCGAGGTTATCGCTCGTCAAACGCAACGTATTATGATCCCGAAACGGTTTTCTACCGTGGTTCGAGATATCTGGATTTTACAGCAACGCCTACCAAAACGCTTTGGTCGTCGCGCGTTTCAATTGCTTACTCACCCTAAATTTAGAGCAGGCTATGACTTTTTGCTTGCCCGCGGCCAAATTGAAGGTGGCGATCTGCTTGAGCTAGCTCAGTGGTGGACGCACTTCCAGCACGCTGACAACGGTAAGCAGAAAGGCATGCTTAACGCACTTCGCAAAAGCGAAGGCGCAAAAGGAGCCCCGCGTAAGCGCAGGCGTAAACCAGCGAAACGAGGTCCTGATGCATAA
- the sfsA gene encoding DNA/RNA nuclease SfsA: MKFSPSLLRGTLIKRYKRFLADVELDDGTIVTAHCPNTGAMTGCAVPGYTVFLSESTNPNRKLKYTWELAQTFDGHFIGINTHNANKLVAEALDNKVLSEFSDITDWKAEVTPPTANSRFDFALSRKNAEHQSVIQYMEVKSVTLADENKGFFPDAVTQRGAKHCLELARLAESGIKTSLLFCVQHTAIESVQVAGHIDPTYAESVKIAANAGVTILAASCIIDEQKILLNQTLPLIL, translated from the coding sequence ATGAAGTTTTCACCTTCCTTATTACGCGGCACCCTTATAAAAAGGTACAAGCGATTTCTTGCCGATGTTGAGCTAGACGACGGCACTATTGTAACCGCACATTGCCCAAATACTGGCGCTATGACTGGCTGCGCTGTTCCTGGATACACTGTTTTTTTAAGTGAGTCCACCAACCCAAATCGAAAACTCAAGTATACATGGGAGCTAGCCCAAACCTTCGACGGTCACTTCATCGGCATTAATACGCACAATGCTAATAAACTGGTGGCGGAAGCGCTAGATAACAAGGTGCTAAGCGAATTTTCAGACATCACAGATTGGAAAGCAGAAGTAACACCTCCAACCGCCAATAGCCGGTTCGACTTTGCATTAAGTCGAAAAAATGCTGAACATCAGAGTGTTATTCAGTATATGGAAGTTAAATCCGTTACCTTAGCAGATGAAAACAAAGGGTTCTTCCCCGATGCTGTTACCCAGCGCGGCGCGAAGCACTGTTTAGAACTTGCTCGTTTAGCTGAAAGTGGTATTAAAACCAGTCTATTATTCTGCGTACAACACACCGCTATCGAAAGTGTACAAGTGGCAGGGCATATTGATCCAACTTATGCAGAAAGCGTAAAGATTGCCGCAAACGCTGGTGTAACGATTTTGGCTGCGAGCTGTATAATAGACGAACAAAAAATCCTATTAAATCAAACACTCCCTTTGATTTTATAA
- the ftsX gene encoding permease-like cell division protein FtsX encodes MSILFQGRKRGAMSAKIGALQLIFMFFVSHVRQALASLGELWRQPIASLMTIGVLGLSITLPSTLYIMVKNTEKITAGWDQASEISLFLKPNIDAASSQQLVARLNTWQEIDKVVYIPADEALKEFQLLSGLGDAIAYLEKNPLPDVVLVTPVEKHASPTAAKALLDRLRQQREVDIGKLDIEWLERLYAVISIAQDLVTLIGLLLFIAVVLIIGNTIRLNILNKYDEIVVMKLVGATDAFIHRPFLYTGFWFGLLGGLIAWFAVILILWWMDSSISNFAAMYQKDFNITGLTGSALLIMLGLSILLGLLGSLISVQRHVRQIEPS; translated from the coding sequence ATGAGTATCTTATTTCAAGGCCGAAAACGAGGCGCAATGTCGGCAAAAATTGGTGCTCTACAGCTCATATTTATGTTCTTCGTTAGTCACGTTAGGCAAGCACTTGCAAGCTTAGGAGAGTTATGGCGTCAGCCCATCGCGTCACTGATGACAATCGGTGTTCTTGGGTTGAGCATCACTTTACCAAGCACGCTCTATATAATGGTAAAAAATACAGAAAAGATTACCGCGGGTTGGGACCAAGCGTCAGAGATTTCACTGTTTCTTAAACCTAATATTGATGCCGCTAGCTCGCAACAGCTCGTTGCCAGGCTTAATACGTGGCAAGAGATAGATAAGGTAGTCTACATACCTGCTGATGAGGCGCTAAAGGAATTTCAGTTGTTGTCAGGGCTGGGCGATGCCATAGCTTACTTAGAAAAAAATCCATTACCCGACGTGGTTTTAGTAACGCCAGTAGAAAAACATGCGTCACCTACGGCTGCTAAAGCCCTACTTGATAGACTTCGCCAACAGCGAGAGGTTGATATCGGCAAGCTAGACATTGAGTGGTTGGAACGCTTATATGCGGTCATAAGTATTGCGCAAGACCTTGTTACACTTATTGGCTTACTGCTTTTTATCGCTGTCGTGCTCATAATTGGTAACACGATCCGATTAAACATATTGAATAAATACGATGAAATAGTGGTAATGAAGCTAGTAGGTGCAACCGATGCTTTTATCCATCGCCCTTTCCTATACACCGGTTTCTGGTTTGGATTGTTAGGTGGCCTGATAGCGTGGTTTGCCGTTATCCTAATATTGTGGTGGATGGACTCCAGTATCAGTAATTTTGCCGCAATGTATCAAAAAGACTTCAATATAACGGGGTTAACTGGTAGCGCACTGCTAATCATGTTGGGGTTGTCGATACTACTAGGTCTGTTGGGGTCATTAATTTCAGTGCAACGTCATGTAAGACAAATTGAGCCCAGCTAG
- the dksA gene encoding RNA polymerase-binding protein DksA, translated as MPTGKETKSLGLLALAGLQPYEPKADEEYMGEPQMEHFRLLLKAWRNQLREEVDRTVTHMKDEAANFPDPVDRAAQEEEFSLELRTRDRERKLIKKIEKTLKRIEEDDFGFCDSCGIEIGIRRLEARPTADLCIDCKTMAEIKEKQLQG; from the coding sequence ATGCCAACAGGAAAAGAAACAAAATCCCTAGGACTATTAGCGCTGGCAGGTTTACAGCCGTACGAGCCAAAAGCTGACGAAGAATACATGGGCGAGCCCCAAATGGAGCACTTTCGTCTATTGCTTAAAGCATGGCGTAACCAGCTTCGTGAAGAAGTTGACCGTACGGTAACGCATATGAAGGATGAAGCAGCAAACTTCCCTGACCCTGTAGACCGTGCAGCCCAAGAAGAAGAGTTCAGTCTTGAGTTACGTACACGAGACCGTGAGCGTAAGCTGATAAAGAAAATTGAAAAAACGCTTAAGCGAATTGAAGAAGATGATTTCGGCTTCTGCGATTCATGCGGTATCGAAATTGGTATTCGTCGCTTAGAAGCGCGTCCTACAGCAGATTTGTGTATCGACTGTAAGACCATGGCTGAAATAAAAGAAAAGCAACTTCAAGGTTAA
- the pepB gene encoding aminopeptidase PepB — MAEFTVSLSRNNAEAVWGESAKLSFTESGAVIHLPDDKLNERLIQQAARKLDGLSLPAVTLSGDWHKEQQWAFALSFTRARKPASIKWAETADKEALEQEYAALLFTRQLVNETPEDLSPETLATRAAQWLKSLGGDKVTYSMTVGEDLKEQGWIGIYNVGRGSERPPAMLVLDYNPTGNTDAPVDAVLVGKGITFDSGGYSIKSSEGMLDMKCDMGGAATVTGALGLSISQGSEKRIQLILCCAENLISGHAYKLGDVLTYKNGVTVEVVNTDAEGRLVLADGLMAATETGAPLIIDAATLTGAAVVALGSDYHGVFSLDDNAREQMLKAAKAENERFWPLPLEDFHAERCPSAFADTANSRPMKGGGGGGASNAAGFLSRFVKPEGWVHLDLAAAYHGGATSEMPVGATAKGIRSIARMLKDYSA, encoded by the coding sequence ATGGCAGAATTTACCGTTAGCCTTTCTAGAAACAATGCTGAAGCAGTGTGGGGCGAGAGTGCTAAGCTTTCTTTCACTGAATCAGGTGCAGTTATTCACCTGCCTGACGACAAGCTTAATGAGCGTTTAATTCAGCAAGCGGCAAGAAAGCTAGATGGCTTAAGCCTGCCAGCAGTTACGCTAAGCGGTGACTGGCATAAAGAGCAGCAGTGGGCTTTTGCACTAAGCTTTACGCGTGCGCGTAAGCCAGCGTCAATAAAATGGGCCGAAACGGCTGACAAAGAAGCGCTAGAGCAAGAATACGCGGCGTTACTATTTACCCGTCAGCTAGTAAATGAAACGCCGGAAGACTTAAGCCCTGAAACCTTAGCAACCCGCGCAGCACAGTGGCTTAAGTCACTAGGTGGTGACAAGGTCACTTACTCAATGACGGTAGGTGAAGATCTAAAAGAGCAGGGCTGGATTGGCATTTATAATGTGGGCCGCGGTAGTGAACGTCCCCCTGCAATGCTGGTACTTGATTACAACCCAACAGGTAATACGGATGCGCCGGTTGATGCCGTACTCGTAGGAAAAGGCATCACGTTCGACAGCGGTGGCTACAGCATAAAATCTAGCGAAGGCATGTTAGATATGAAATGTGACATGGGCGGCGCAGCGACGGTAACAGGCGCATTAGGGTTATCTATTTCTCAAGGCAGTGAAAAGCGTATTCAGCTTATTTTGTGCTGTGCAGAAAACCTTATTAGCGGTCATGCTTATAAATTGGGTGATGTGCTTACCTATAAAAATGGGGTAACCGTTGAAGTGGTTAATACCGATGCCGAAGGACGTTTAGTGTTAGCTGATGGCCTTATGGCGGCGACAGAGACGGGCGCACCGTTAATCATTGATGCGGCAACACTAACCGGTGCTGCGGTGGTCGCACTGGGTTCTGACTACCATGGCGTATTCTCGTTAGATGACAATGCCCGCGAACAAATGCTTAAAGCAGCAAAGGCAGAAAACGAACGTTTCTGGCCACTCCCTCTTGAAGATTTTCACGCAGAGCGTTGTCCATCTGCGTTCGCTGATACAGCAAACAGTCGCCCAATGAAAGGCGGCGGCGGTGGCGGTGCGTCAAACGCTGCGGGCTTTTTATCACGCTTTGTTAAGCCTGAAGGCTGGGTGCATTTAGATTTAGCTGCGGCCTACCATGGCGGGGCAACCTCTGAAATGCCGGTAGGGGCTACAGCGAAAGGCATTCGCTCCATTGCGAGAATGCTTAAAGACTATAGTGCATAA
- the rsmD gene encoding 16S rRNA (guanine(966)-N(2))-methyltransferase RsmD: protein MIPLSATMKRVSRPTRAPSSAKKRLSPKNGKVKGANSAGQVRIIGGRWRGRKLPVLNAEGLRPTTDRNKETLFNWLMPFINDARCLDVFAGSGGLGLEALSRYAAHCDFIELDKQAASQLKSNLTLLKANDQASAAVHQGDALGILSGISTTPYDIVFVDPPFAKSLVAPTLAALEDNKLVQSGSVVYIEHESTLTTPALPAHWKIIKDKQTSALRYMLIEVS, encoded by the coding sequence ATGATACCATTGTCAGCCACTATGAAGCGAGTTTCTCGCCCTACTCGGGCACCATCTTCTGCAAAAAAACGTCTTTCACCAAAAAATGGGAAAGTAAAAGGCGCAAATAGCGCTGGCCAAGTACGCATTATTGGTGGTCGATGGCGTGGTAGAAAGTTACCCGTGCTTAATGCTGAAGGGTTACGGCCAACCACAGATAGAAATAAAGAAACCTTATTCAACTGGTTGATGCCTTTTATCAACGATGCACGCTGCCTAGATGTATTTGCGGGTTCTGGTGGGTTGGGCTTAGAAGCATTGTCTCGCTATGCTGCACATTGCGATTTTATAGAACTCGATAAACAAGCGGCAAGTCAACTTAAGAGCAACCTTACGTTGCTAAAAGCAAACGACCAGGCATCGGCTGCTGTCCATCAAGGTGATGCACTCGGTATTCTAAGCGGTATTAGCACAACACCTTACGACATTGTCTTCGTCGACCCGCCATTTGCAAAATCATTAGTCGCGCCTACGCTAGCTGCGTTAGAAGACAACAAACTTGTTCAAAGCGGTAGCGTGGTATACATAGAGCACGAGAGTACGCTGACAACACCCGCTCTCCCTGCCCATTGGAAAATTATTAAAGACAAGCAAACAAGTGCGCTTCGCTATATGTTAATTGAGGTAAGCTGA
- the folK gene encoding 2-amino-4-hydroxy-6-hydroxymethyldihydropteridine diphosphokinase → MHKEHVYIGVGSNLGDSQGKAQRAFDAIGQIEDTRVLKTSSLYSSKPMGPQDQPDYINAVCLIETSLKPHGLLKQLQRIELEEGRERKGERWGPRTLDLDILLYGSETIDTADLIIPHYGMAEREFVMVPLFEIAPNMVMHDGKPISAWVANCSLDGLRRLRSSN, encoded by the coding sequence ATGCATAAAGAGCATGTGTACATTGGTGTAGGTAGCAACCTTGGCGATAGCCAAGGAAAAGCACAGCGCGCGTTTGATGCTATTGGCCAAATAGAAGACACCCGCGTACTTAAAACCTCTTCACTTTATTCTAGTAAACCGATGGGGCCGCAAGACCAACCTGACTATATTAACGCGGTATGCTTAATAGAAACTTCGTTAAAACCGCACGGCTTATTGAAACAGCTGCAGCGCATTGAGCTGGAAGAAGGTCGCGAGCGCAAAGGTGAGCGCTGGGGCCCACGCACCTTGGATTTGGATATATTGTTGTACGGTAGCGAAACCATCGACACCGCAGACTTAATCATTCCCCACTACGGCATGGCTGAACGCGAATTCGTTATGGTTCCGCTGTTTGAAATTGCGCCCAATATGGTTATGCACGACGGTAAACCCATATCAGCATGGGTTGCTAATTGCTCCCTAGACGGACTTCGTCGTCTACGCTCTTCCAATTAG
- the gluQRS gene encoding tRNA glutamyl-Q(34) synthetase GluQRS: MHNHYVGRFAPSPSGQLHFGSLVTAVASYLDAKSHSGKWLLRMEDIDEPRCIAGVDKDILTTLEAHGLYWDGDVIYQSQQHARYQAVLDDLLTQEKAYFCTCTRKQIKAMGGIYNGHCRTEPVHSATQDCAVRLKIDTQLEPFDDALMGKVMPSSSNADLIAEDVVLKRRDGLFSYNLVVILDDVFQQVNHVIRGCDLIDVTPLQRAVYHALGYTSPKYGHVPVAAVAPGRKLSKQNRAAPVKNETALSNIVRVMHFLGFSFPNASEFGDIDSALKTAISMWDRKKVVKTPEIIVPQHESTYYSEPL, encoded by the coding sequence ATGCATAACCACTATGTAGGGCGTTTTGCTCCCTCTCCATCCGGCCAACTCCATTTCGGTTCGTTAGTTACTGCTGTTGCCAGCTACCTGGATGCTAAAAGCCATAGCGGAAAATGGCTACTTCGCATGGAAGATATAGACGAGCCTCGGTGTATTGCAGGTGTCGATAAAGACATACTCACCACATTAGAAGCCCACGGCCTGTATTGGGACGGCGACGTCATCTATCAAAGCCAACAACATGCCCGCTATCAAGCGGTACTCGATGACTTGCTTACACAAGAAAAAGCCTATTTTTGTACCTGCACACGTAAGCAAATTAAAGCCATGGGCGGTATTTATAACGGCCACTGTCGGACTGAGCCGGTGCACTCAGCTACACAGGACTGTGCCGTCCGTTTAAAAATAGACACGCAACTTGAACCCTTTGATGACGCGCTCATGGGCAAAGTTATGCCCTCTAGTTCAAACGCTGATTTAATAGCCGAAGACGTAGTGCTGAAACGACGAGATGGCTTGTTTTCATATAACCTTGTGGTCATTTTAGATGACGTATTTCAACAAGTTAACCATGTCATTAGAGGCTGTGATTTAATTGACGTGACGCCTTTACAGCGCGCCGTGTACCACGCGCTGGGTTACACTTCCCCTAAGTATGGTCACGTGCCGGTAGCGGCCGTGGCGCCAGGCAGAAAACTAAGTAAACAAAACCGTGCAGCGCCTGTTAAAAACGAAACAGCGCTTAGCAATATTGTGCGTGTGATGCACTTTTTGGGCTTTTCCTTTCCAAATGCGTCAGAATTTGGTGATATTGATTCAGCGCTTAAGACGGCTATTTCAATGTGGGATAGGAAAAAAGTAGTGAAAACGCCCGAAATTATTGTTCCACAGCATGAATCCACTTATTATAGCGAACCTTTATAG
- a CDS encoding helix-turn-helix domain-containing protein, translated as MSLMTVKEVAAFLGVQEVRVERLERESLLVSKDKDADGNPLFDSGDVERYKTLAERLGGI; from the coding sequence ATGAGTTTGATGACAGTTAAAGAAGTAGCTGCATTTTTAGGCGTTCAAGAGGTACGTGTAGAGCGTCTTGAGCGTGAAAGCCTTTTAGTATCTAAAGACAAAGATGCTGATGGCAATCCACTTTTCGATAGTGGCGATGTCGAGCGTTATAAAACATTGGCCGAACGCTTAGGCGGCATCTGA
- a CDS encoding YjaG family protein, which yields MAKQKLNTFGRVRALEGWKAVAFGAALLERMLPNYMLFCELTESGDASALRNCLNLVWETLKSPKSKFNIAVQLEKVEVATPDTSEHDNYGVYPAIDAAIGLAGLLNLMAGDDPQGAVVISKLSQGSVEAFLLESEEADDETVKEHPLMAFEVEVQNELLDYVEQAKYPAKAADEMKALALEAGISNIGLELQ from the coding sequence ATGGCAAAGCAAAAACTAAATACCTTTGGGCGTGTTCGCGCCTTGGAAGGCTGGAAAGCCGTTGCATTTGGTGCGGCGTTACTAGAACGAATGTTGCCCAACTACATGCTTTTTTGCGAATTGACAGAAAGCGGCGACGCAAGTGCACTGCGCAACTGTTTAAACTTAGTGTGGGAAACGCTGAAGTCTCCTAAGAGTAAATTTAATATTGCCGTGCAGCTAGAGAAAGTGGAAGTTGCTACGCCCGACACCAGCGAACACGACAATTACGGCGTTTATCCGGCCATTGATGCGGCGATTGGGCTAGCCGGGCTTCTTAACTTGATGGCTGGAGATGATCCACAAGGTGCCGTGGTGATCAGTAAATTGTCTCAAGGCAGTGTTGAAGCCTTTTTACTAGAAAGTGAAGAGGCGGACGACGAGACCGTAAAAGAGCACCCGTTGATGGCATTTGAAGTTGAGGTACAAAACGAACTGCTTGATTATGTTGAGCAAGCTAAGTACCCAGCGAAAGCGGCAGACGAGATGAAAGCCCTTGCCTTGGAAGCTGGTATCTCAAATATTGGTCTTGAACTTCAATAA
- the ftsE gene encoding cell division ATP-binding protein FtsE, producing MIKFEQVSKTYPGGQRALSKVNFHIAPGEMAFLTGHSGAGKSTLLKLISIMERPTVGRVLINGHDLNSITRRDIAYIRRDIGMIFQNHHLLMEKSVFDNVALPLVIEGYTHKETRKRVEAALEMVGLRSKARSLPITLSGGEQQRVGIARAVVNKPPLLLADEPTGNLDPKLSMEIIRLFEDFNQAGVSVLIATHDLGLIARMRYRTLTLKNGQMITDGLSSSSETTGE from the coding sequence ATGATAAAGTTTGAGCAGGTAAGCAAAACCTATCCAGGCGGGCAACGCGCCCTTAGCAAGGTGAACTTTCACATTGCGCCCGGCGAAATGGCCTTTCTAACTGGGCACTCTGGTGCCGGGAAAAGTACGCTGCTTAAACTTATCAGTATTATGGAGCGCCCAACAGTAGGGCGCGTTCTTATTAACGGCCACGACTTAAACAGTATCACGCGTCGAGATATCGCCTACATCAGGCGCGATATAGGAATGATTTTCCAAAATCATCACCTGCTGATGGAAAAAAGTGTCTTTGACAATGTAGCTCTTCCACTTGTTATAGAGGGTTACACGCACAAAGAAACGCGTAAACGTGTAGAGGCAGCGTTGGAAATGGTTGGACTTCGCAGTAAAGCGCGAAGTTTACCTATTACGTTGTCGGGCGGTGAGCAGCAAAGAGTAGGTATAGCGCGAGCAGTGGTTAATAAACCGCCGCTGTTACTTGCTGATGAGCCTACAGGAAACCTCGATCCTAAACTGTCTATGGAAATAATTCGCCTTTTCGAAGATTTCAATCAAGCAGGTGTGTCGGTACTAATTGCAACGCACGACTTAGGATTGATTGCCCGCATGCGTTATCGCACGTTGACGTTGAAAAATGGGCAGATGATTACAGACGGCCTCTCTAGTTCGTCAGAAACAACGGGAGAGTGA